One part of the Candidatus Lernaella stagnicola genome encodes these proteins:
- the pgsW gene encoding poly-gamma-glutamate system protein, protein MKRLYWRPQRVSVRALFLIAVVALAGLLLVEKNRIQQEQPFFKEKVQAARIAMDSFKALKIEAKRRGVQLDPDADPTDSYLIGQLLSSVTTNPGHLPAKQTTINPNFAALIVHFLRRGDVESGDLVAVGMSGSYPALNLCVHAALQAIDLEAIIISSTGSSQWGANNPKFLWPDMEKYLFKEGVFKYRSAAISRGGLEDRGLGLSKAGRRVVDRAIDRSGLYPIRTDSYQESVSERMDIYREWAAGREIKAYINVGGGTASVGARLGRKLFHAGLNRTAPSGVSRVDSVMGNFILKGVPVVHLLNIERLATRYGLPLTPKEIPPVGQGKIFVREVHNTKLAIGFLALIVLMLFAFVRLDWGYRIFNAGRKEKADVRPEKMV, encoded by the coding sequence ATGAAGAGGCTGTATTGGCGACCGCAACGCGTTTCGGTGCGGGCATTATTCTTGATCGCGGTTGTCGCCTTGGCCGGCTTGCTGCTCGTGGAAAAAAACCGCATCCAACAGGAACAGCCGTTCTTCAAAGAAAAAGTCCAGGCCGCGCGTATTGCGATGGACTCTTTCAAAGCGTTGAAAATCGAAGCCAAGCGGCGTGGCGTGCAACTCGATCCCGATGCCGATCCAACCGATTCTTATCTCATCGGACAGTTGCTTTCATCGGTCACCACCAACCCCGGCCATCTACCGGCTAAGCAGACGACCATCAATCCGAATTTCGCGGCGCTGATCGTCCATTTTTTGCGTCGGGGCGACGTGGAATCGGGCGACTTGGTCGCCGTGGGAATGTCCGGCTCTTACCCCGCTCTGAACCTCTGCGTCCACGCGGCGTTACAGGCGATCGATCTTGAGGCCATCATTATCAGCAGCACCGGTTCTTCCCAATGGGGCGCCAATAATCCCAAATTCCTATGGCCCGATATGGAAAAATACTTGTTCAAGGAGGGCGTGTTCAAGTACCGCTCTGCAGCTATTTCCCGCGGCGGCCTCGAAGACCGTGGCCTGGGTCTTTCCAAAGCGGGGCGGCGCGTGGTGGATCGCGCCATAGACCGCAGCGGCCTTTACCCGATTCGTACCGACAGCTACCAGGAGAGCGTGAGCGAGCGCATGGATATTTACCGCGAGTGGGCCGCCGGCCGTGAGATCAAGGCGTATATCAACGTCGGCGGCGGCACGGCTTCGGTCGGCGCGCGATTGGGCCGCAAGCTCTTCCACGCCGGCTTGAACCGCACCGCGCCTTCGGGCGTATCCCGTGTCGATTCGGTCATGGGCAACTTCATTCTCAAAGGTGTTCCCGTCGTCCATTTGCTGAATATCGAACGCCTTGCCACGCGTTACGGCCTACCGCTGACGCCCAAGGAAATCCCCCCGGTGGGTCAGGGCAAAATATTCGTTCGGGAAGTGCACAATACGAAACTGGCCATCGGCTTTCTCGCCTTGATCGTCTTGATGCTCTTCGCTTTTGTTCGCCTGGATTGGGGATACCGCATCTTCAACGCCGGCCGCAAGGAAAAGGCCGACGTTCGACCGGAAAAAATGGTCTGA
- the pgsC gene encoding poly-gamma-glutamate biosynthesis protein PgsC: MTELLSLSVGIGLVVGMLFTELFGIASGGLIVPGYVALYLNSPWDVAITVAVALATFGIVRALTSFMIIYGRRRSALMILIGYLLGMAVRQWLQLPMEEFTVIGFVIPGLIAIWMDRQGVLQTMASMLIVASCVRLILILTAGPELLT, encoded by the coding sequence ATGACTGAATTGCTGTCACTCTCGGTGGGAATCGGCCTTGTCGTCGGGATGTTGTTTACCGAATTGTTCGGGATAGCGTCCGGCGGCTTGATCGTTCCCGGTTATGTCGCTTTGTATCTCAACAGCCCGTGGGATGTGGCGATCACCGTCGCGGTCGCCCTGGCCACCTTCGGCATCGTGCGCGCCCTCACCTCGTTCATGATCATCTACGGTCGACGGCGTTCGGCGCTGATGATTCTGATCGGCTATCTGCTGGGCATGGCCGTGCGCCAGTGGCTGCAACTGCCGATGGAAGAATTCACCGTCATCGGCTTCGTTATTCCGGGGCTGATCGCTATTTGGATGGATCGCCAAGGGGTGCTGCAAACGATGGCTTCGATGCTCATCGTGGCTTCCTGCGTGCGCCTCATCTTGATCCTCACCGCCGGTCCGGAGCTACTTACATGA
- the pgsB gene encoding poly-gamma-glutamate synthase PgsB — protein MTAFEVLSAITGGFLSLGILERFSHYRWLSRIPKRIHVAGTRGKSSVTRLLAAGLREAGTITAAKTTGTLARMILPDGEEIPVFRPSGPNIIEQKRIIAAAAEMGCEALVIECMALQPELHWISENKLVRATHAVITNCRADHLDVMGPTEADVARTLAGILPAGGVAFTAEQRHYDILEMAARDRGTELIATTRQDVAAVTQAELDRFLYTEHAENVALCLKVLEHFGVDRDTAMRGMWKAQPDPGAMSVYVVDFFGRQIYFANGFAANDPESTERVWNMARARHPDLDRVIAVFNMRADRPSRTAQMVQDATFWHDADSVLLMGTGAYHFASLASKRNIGPRRFVFVDQMGVDEVFESIVEVCGRSALVIGMGNIGGPGLPLVRYFKNRAVLGGAA, from the coding sequence TTGACCGCTTTTGAAGTTCTATCCGCTATTACCGGCGGATTTTTGAGCCTCGGGATATTGGAACGTTTCAGCCACTACCGGTGGTTGTCACGCATTCCGAAGCGGATCCACGTGGCCGGAACCCGCGGAAAATCCAGCGTGACCCGCCTACTTGCCGCCGGGCTGCGCGAGGCCGGCACCATCACCGCCGCGAAAACCACCGGAACTCTGGCCCGCATGATTTTGCCCGACGGCGAGGAAATCCCCGTTTTTCGCCCGTCCGGCCCGAACATTATCGAACAAAAGCGCATCATCGCCGCCGCCGCGGAAATGGGTTGCGAAGCGTTGGTGATCGAATGCATGGCGCTGCAGCCCGAGTTACATTGGATCAGCGAGAACAAGCTCGTGCGCGCCACCCACGCCGTGATCACCAACTGCCGCGCCGATCACCTCGACGTGATGGGACCGACCGAGGCCGACGTGGCTAGGACCTTGGCGGGCATCCTTCCGGCCGGAGGCGTCGCGTTCACCGCTGAGCAGCGCCATTACGACATTCTGGAAATGGCCGCGCGCGACCGAGGCACCGAGTTGATCGCCACGACCCGGCAGGACGTGGCCGCCGTGACGCAGGCCGAACTCGACCGCTTCCTGTATACCGAACACGCTGAAAATGTCGCCCTTTGCCTCAAAGTGCTCGAGCATTTCGGAGTGGATCGCGACACCGCCATGCGTGGGATGTGGAAAGCCCAGCCGGACCCCGGCGCCATGTCGGTGTACGTAGTTGACTTCTTCGGACGCCAAATTTATTTCGCCAACGGTTTCGCGGCTAACGACCCCGAATCCACCGAGCGCGTCTGGAATATGGCCCGCGCCCGGCACCCCGACCTCGATCGGGTGATCGCCGTGTTTAACATGCGGGCCGACCGGCCTTCACGCACCGCGCAAATGGTACAAGACGCCACATTCTGGCACGATGCCGACTCGGTGCTGCTCATGGGGACCGGTGCCTACCACTTCGCGAGTTTGGCGAGCAAGCGCAATATCGGCCCTCGCCGCTTCGTATTCGTCGACCAAATGGGCGTCGACGAAGTGTTTGAGAGCATCGTCGAAGTGTGTGGTAGATCGGCGCTCGTGATCGGCATGGGCAATATTGGCGGGCCGGGCTTGCCGCTGGTTCGTTACTTCAAAAATCGGGCCGTATTGGGAGGCGCCGCATGA
- a CDS encoding HEAT repeat domain-containing protein produces the protein MAGETLDLRRVINSVATASEPSKQAEILNNALSQISIRQATDYWLDISRRAVDDLSFAKAFLVFLDLPLLEKAFGKKAISQLHFTLRASDKYKELLKVHEQIEQLDAKLVRTLKAKAAMMLQLIFLVRGQAKEEGLPEMRITAPQLVLRILESPTLPERKMRFDLNDYGRAYWNMLIEQLKEADFQTRDEVVYEMLLTESLIDQYQKGTILTSSGAGGAGEARLSDAVMVRMGTNIIKRLNLLLRTTQMYQSADHPSVSAALQAMLGTIEDAMQGRDGLTLSRVGGDILIEDVKIKRKEKFILDFTQALEERNVNSLTLKLGISLEEVRALLMVFAQTDAQIKKAGGVKRILESKGVGHVIVDQFTYGILGEDEEEEAENIASEEKMLVNVVFGKVLDKLAEGSIQQLSPTELGAMIKNLISAALRQDKGVKRTLAQMIMALDPKLAEVAVFSKEGVRDEINWSSARKMIDHLVNILGKGAAETRINTVSDLEKMAELAISRNKETSLMQIVDCLVERLRKGEREIEVITRLFEALAMISRFMVLSKKYPPVIKVLRSVNNMVNYYENLPAEKRDDFARAVSELSATMKTAISTEEVVQALIRELDGDSMSVVDNAMKILETLATESVVEGLLDAFTHPSRSLRNRAFQILTAMGEKSLLVCAMKLKKLGEIEEFARDTNGKLTDDGFFVARNAMDLIAKIGSKRDVDLIRRISDDNDGRLRAESVTVMTRLDENEGRMLSKMRLGDSDKRVREAAVTVIGQLGGPDDVPALIDLFYAEPDLRAQIVKTLGRVGDTHAEQVLIGAASIRYGGNLGKIYRDDNSLRLAALKALSTVGTETARAALRKFVLFNSNPLLRIMFVPWRYRSENKQMLQHARDSIQKIERQITKKAEDEAA, from the coding sequence ATGGCGGGTGAAACTCTGGATCTTCGCAGGGTCATTAACTCAGTGGCCACAGCATCGGAGCCGAGCAAGCAAGCAGAGATTCTCAACAATGCCTTGTCTCAAATCTCGATTCGTCAGGCGACTGATTACTGGTTGGATATATCCCGACGCGCCGTCGACGACTTAAGCTTTGCCAAGGCGTTTCTGGTTTTTCTAGATTTGCCGTTACTTGAAAAGGCGTTCGGCAAAAAAGCGATTTCCCAGCTCCACTTCACGCTGCGTGCTTCGGATAAGTATAAAGAACTTCTGAAGGTGCATGAGCAGATCGAGCAACTTGACGCAAAACTCGTAAGAACGCTTAAAGCCAAAGCAGCGATGATGCTGCAACTCATTTTTCTGGTTCGCGGTCAGGCGAAGGAAGAGGGCTTACCGGAGATGCGAATTACGGCACCGCAATTGGTGCTTCGCATTCTGGAAAGTCCGACCTTGCCCGAAAGAAAGATGCGTTTCGACCTCAACGATTACGGGCGGGCGTATTGGAACATGCTGATCGAACAGTTGAAGGAAGCCGATTTCCAAACCCGTGATGAAGTCGTTTACGAAATGCTGCTGACCGAGTCGCTCATCGATCAATACCAAAAAGGAACCATTCTGACCTCATCGGGCGCGGGCGGCGCGGGCGAAGCGCGTCTCTCGGACGCGGTGATGGTGCGCATGGGCACCAACATCATCAAACGCCTGAATCTGTTGCTGCGCACCACGCAGATGTATCAAAGCGCCGACCACCCGTCAGTTTCGGCCGCATTGCAGGCGATGTTGGGCACGATCGAAGACGCGATGCAGGGCCGCGACGGCCTTACCTTAAGCCGCGTCGGCGGCGATATTTTGATCGAAGACGTGAAAATCAAGCGCAAGGAAAAATTCATACTGGATTTCACGCAAGCCTTGGAAGAACGCAACGTCAACTCGCTAACGCTTAAACTCGGTATTTCGTTGGAAGAAGTGCGGGCGTTGCTCATGGTGTTTGCGCAAACCGACGCGCAAATCAAGAAAGCCGGCGGCGTCAAGCGCATCCTGGAAAGCAAGGGCGTCGGCCACGTCATCGTCGACCAGTTTACGTACGGCATTTTGGGTGAAGACGAGGAAGAGGAAGCCGAAAACATCGCGTCCGAAGAAAAGATGTTGGTAAACGTCGTGTTCGGCAAGGTGCTCGACAAACTGGCCGAAGGCAGCATTCAGCAACTCAGCCCGACCGAACTGGGCGCGATGATCAAGAATTTGATTTCCGCAGCGCTGCGACAAGACAAGGGCGTCAAGCGCACACTGGCGCAAATGATTATGGCTTTGGATCCGAAACTGGCCGAAGTGGCAGTGTTTTCCAAGGAAGGCGTGCGCGACGAAATCAACTGGTCTTCGGCCCGCAAGATGATCGACCATTTGGTCAACATTCTTGGCAAGGGGGCGGCCGAGACCCGCATCAACACCGTCTCCGATTTGGAGAAAATGGCCGAGCTGGCGATTAGTCGCAACAAAGAAACGAGTTTGATGCAGATCGTCGACTGCCTGGTTGAGCGTTTGCGCAAAGGCGAACGCGAAATTGAGGTGATCACTCGTTTGTTTGAGGCGTTGGCGATGATTTCGCGCTTTATGGTGCTCAGTAAGAAATACCCGCCGGTGATCAAAGTGCTGCGCTCGGTCAACAACATGGTCAACTACTACGAAAACCTGCCGGCCGAAAAGCGCGATGATTTCGCCAGAGCGGTCAGCGAATTAAGCGCCACGATGAAAACGGCGATCTCCACCGAGGAGGTCGTGCAGGCGTTAATTCGCGAATTGGACGGCGACAGCATGTCCGTCGTCGACAACGCGATGAAGATTCTCGAAACCCTAGCCACCGAGTCGGTCGTGGAAGGGTTGCTGGACGCTTTCACGCATCCATCTCGCAGCTTGCGCAACCGCGCCTTCCAGATTCTGACCGCCATGGGCGAGAAGAGCCTGCTGGTTTGCGCGATGAAACTCAAGAAGCTGGGCGAGATTGAAGAGTTTGCGCGCGACACCAACGGGAAGCTTACGGACGACGGCTTTTTCGTGGCGCGTAACGCGATGGACCTGATCGCGAAAATCGGCAGCAAGCGCGATGTCGATTTGATCCGCCGCATCTCCGACGACAACGACGGAAGACTGCGCGCCGAATCCGTCACGGTCATGACCCGCTTGGACGAGAACGAAGGGCGGATGTTGTCCAAAATGCGATTGGGCGACAGCGACAAACGGGTTCGTGAAGCTGCGGTCACTGTGATTGGTCAGTTGGGCGGCCCCGACGATGTGCCGGCGCTCATCGACCTGTTTTATGCCGAGCCCGACCTCCGCGCGCAGATCGTCAAGACACTGGGTCGGGTCGGCGACACTCACGCCGAGCAAGTACTCATTGGCGCGGCGAGCATTCGGTACGGCGGCAATCTGGGAAAAATCTACCGCGACGACAACAGCCTGCGCCTGGCTGCGCTCAAGGCCCTGTCCACCGTCGGAACGGAGACGGCACGGGCCGCTCTGCGGAAATTTGTGTTGTTCAACAGCAATCCACTCCTGCGGATCATGTTCGTTCCGTGGCGCTATCGTTCCGAAAACAAACAAATGCTCCAGCACGCACGGGATTCCATCCAGAAAATAGAGCGGCAGATAACAAAGAAAGCGGAGGATGAAGCGGCATGA
- a CDS encoding MarR family transcriptional regulator, whose translation MTTTDDHIKKQAFQNYLRFGKVRQYLDAVYFAQRKLTREVKRLTGISLREVKFLLQVEVNPGCSLVSVQKHQLLPSSTAAWLADNLVKKGLMLRRQNPNNRREVILELSPAGHALLGRIQDQFLTPDVEERLNTTPDQAVINIEKSLATLCELYGVESK comes from the coding sequence ATGACAACTACGGATGACCACATCAAAAAGCAAGCGTTCCAAAACTACTTGCGCTTCGGCAAGGTGCGGCAGTATCTGGATGCCGTCTATTTCGCACAGAGAAAGCTAACCCGCGAGGTCAAGAGGCTCACGGGGATCAGCCTGCGCGAAGTGAAATTTCTTCTACAAGTGGAAGTCAATCCCGGCTGCAGCTTGGTCAGTGTCCAAAAACACCAGCTACTGCCCAGTTCCACCGCAGCGTGGTTGGCCGACAACTTGGTGAAAAAGGGGCTTATGCTCCGGCGGCAAAATCCGAACAATCGGCGTGAGGTCATTCTCGAATTGTCGCCGGCCGGGCATGCCCTTTTGGGACGCATACAAGATCAGTTTCTCACCCCTGACGTGGAAGAGCGTTTGAACACGACTCCCGATCAGGCCGTGATCAATATCGAGAAATCATTGGCGACGTTGTGCGAGTTGTACGGCGTCGAATCGAAATAA
- a CDS encoding metalloregulator ArsR/SmtB family transcription factor, with amino-acid sequence MISFETAQRRSETLKALGHPVRLRIVSLLNEDEMCVGDIAQHLEVGSAIVSQQLKILRLSGLVKSDRRNGHSYYSLAIDELSTLLTCLQNCDHH; translated from the coding sequence GTGATTAGCTTTGAAACAGCACAACGACGTTCAGAAACATTGAAAGCGTTGGGGCATCCGGTTCGGCTGCGCATCGTGTCCTTGCTAAACGAAGATGAAATGTGCGTCGGCGATATCGCGCAACACCTCGAGGTGGGTAGTGCGATCGTGAGCCAGCAGTTGAAGATCCTACGCCTTTCGGGCCTCGTGAAATCCGACCGCCGAAACGGCCATAGCTATTATTCGCTGGCCATCGACGAACTCTCGACCTTGTTGACATGCTTGCAGAATTGCGACCATCATTAA
- a CDS encoding MATE family efflux transporter has product MPRNANATSGPLLPAIFRLAWPAASMMLLQGFYNYIDTYFVGRIGPDALGGISTGAFVLWMTFAFSQLASVGIGAKIARRIGENNEEEADRTALRGVIYATVWAAIMGGVLYVAAPYLFQWMHTPPGVTEQGLAYLTPLIMGMPLIALAFMFNSIFAASGDTRTPFLIMLLSLLLNAVLDPLLIFGLAGFPELGIAGASWATIIARGLWILLAFRRLTSSRSHIRLRTHGRLGLDVNDILTTVRIGAPKALTGSLFSGVYIALTRITSAFGTPNIAALRIGHIYEGMSFLSALGFSIAASTLVGQNLGAGQPRRAAKAAWTSAGIVASFTAAVGLVFYLFPDQLGSVFSRDGNVISAAALYLTILALSQPFMGVEIVLEGSFAGAGNTVPPMIVQLPLTLMRYPVAYVLAFHTNLGVAGVWWAISGSSVLKCVALAWWFGRGRWAKTVV; this is encoded by the coding sequence ATGCCCCGCAACGCGAACGCCACCAGCGGGCCGCTGCTGCCCGCGATCTTTCGATTGGCCTGGCCCGCGGCATCGATGATGCTGCTGCAGGGCTTCTACAATTACATCGATACGTATTTCGTGGGGCGGATCGGCCCCGATGCCCTCGGCGGTATCAGCACGGGCGCTTTCGTCCTCTGGATGACCTTCGCGTTTTCGCAACTGGCCAGCGTCGGTATCGGCGCCAAGATCGCGCGCCGCATCGGGGAAAACAATGAGGAAGAGGCCGACCGCACGGCGTTACGCGGCGTAATTTACGCCACCGTGTGGGCGGCGATCATGGGCGGCGTGCTGTATGTCGCGGCTCCTTACCTATTTCAGTGGATGCACACACCGCCGGGCGTGACCGAGCAAGGGTTGGCCTACCTGACACCCTTGATTATGGGCATGCCGCTGATCGCGTTGGCCTTCATGTTCAACTCGATTTTCGCGGCGTCCGGTGATACGCGAACGCCCTTTCTGATCATGCTACTGAGCTTATTGCTGAACGCCGTGTTGGACCCGTTGCTGATTTTCGGTCTGGCGGGTTTTCCGGAATTGGGTATCGCAGGGGCGTCGTGGGCCACGATCATCGCCCGCGGGCTGTGGATACTGCTCGCGTTTCGACGCCTTACTTCATCCCGCAGCCACATCCGCCTACGCACGCACGGTCGACTCGGGTTGGACGTGAACGACATCCTGACAACCGTGCGCATCGGCGCGCCCAAAGCGCTTACCGGCTCTCTTTTTTCCGGTGTGTATATCGCACTGACGCGCATCACTTCGGCGTTCGGCACGCCCAATATCGCGGCGCTCCGAATCGGCCACATTTACGAAGGCATGTCGTTTCTCTCGGCCCTTGGCTTCTCGATCGCCGCCAGCACCCTGGTTGGGCAAAATCTCGGTGCCGGTCAACCACGACGCGCCGCCAAGGCCGCCTGGACCTCAGCGGGGATTGTCGCCTCGTTTACCGCAGCGGTCGGTTTGGTGTTTTATTTGTTCCCGGATCAGCTCGGCTCCGTGTTTTCCCGCGACGGAAACGTGATATCGGCCGCGGCCCTCTACCTGACAATTCTCGCGTTGAGCCAGCCCTTCATGGGCGTGGAAATTGTTCTGGAAGGCAGCTTTGCCGGGGCCGGCAACACCGTGCCACCGATGATCGTTCAGCTTCCCCTAACCCTGATGCGTTATCCGGTCGCGTATGTCCTGGCGTTTCATACGAATCTCGGCGTTGCCGGCGTGTGGTGGGCGATCAGCGGATCGTCAGTCTTGAAATGCGTCGCGTTGGCTTGGTGGTTCGGCCGAGGCCGGTGGGCGAAAACCGTAGTTTAA